The genomic stretch TGCTACTGTTGGGTCATATCCGGCTAAAGCCATAAACAATATTCCCATTTCGTCGGCCTCAGACTCGTGGTCCCTGCTATATGCCAGCATTCCTACCTGTGAGCCGATACCATAAGCCTGAAGTATTAACTGAGTATTCTGTTCACTTGTACCCGCTGTTCCCAAGGCAATTGCTCCCAGCTGTCCAACCGTATTTTGTACCGAAGCCTGACTCATTCTTTCAGCACCGTGGTTAGCTATGGCATGTGCTATTTCGTGTCCCATTACTACAGCTATTCCGGCATCATCCTGACAAACAGGCAGAATTCCTGTATAGAAGGCTACTTTACCTCCCGGCATACACCAGGCATTAAGTTGTTCTGATTCTATAACATTATATTCCCACTCATAGTTGTCAAGTGTATTGGGCTGACCGATTTCTGTGAAAAATTTTTCAACAGCCTTTTGAATTTTTAGTCCAACTCTTTTTACCTGTTCTACCTGTACGGTATTGTCAGATATCTTTACTGAGTCAAGCACCTGTTGATAGGCTGCAAACGACTGAGGAAATATCTGAGACTCTGATACAAAGTTTAGTTGTTTACGTCCGGTTACAGGATTTGTACCACATCCCACCGACATTAATCCTATAATAACAAATAGTACTAGGAACTTTTTCATGATTGAGAATATATTTGATTTATTAATTGATTTTATGGTAATAATACAAAATCAGTCATAGTTTATTAGCCGGTTTTTGCATTATTTATGTTGTAACGTTAATTTTGATTTAGAGTTATATAAATGAAACTGTGTAATTAGTTCCAGTCTTCGTTAAAATCGTCGTATCCGGCCTGATCGAAAGTATCATCACCATCGAATACATCAAAATTATCCAACTCTTTTGGATTTACATCAGCTGTGAATTCTTTTTCGGGAGCATCTTCCGGAAACAATCCTACGGAGGCTACCATTCTGGGGTAGTCTACACCTGCCTCTACATCCATAATATCCAGTAACTCAACATAGAAGGTCCACATACTAAAGAAGTCGTAAATGTATAGAAGTTTGTGTTCTTTCTCATTTACAAGTTCGTGTAAAGCCCAATCTGACATTACTTTTTTAGCATCTTCGGTTTTTGGTCCGTCCGACATGTCAAAAAGGGTAATTTCATCTTTTTGTTCCCAGGTATCATTACTTATAAAAAAAGAAGCCATCTGCTGACCATCCAGTTCACATGCTTGTACTATAGAATTGTGCAAATCTTCGAATGAAGCACCTTCTTCTATCTCTATATCTCTGAAAACATCTTCGTCGTTCAGATCTAAAACTACTCTAAACTTGTATATCATCTTATTAATTATTTGCCTTTTAAAATTAATTCTTTATCGCTTT from Bacteroidota bacterium encodes the following:
- a CDS encoding M48 family metallopeptidase; the protein is MKKFLVLFVIIGLMSVGCGTNPVTGRKQLNFVSESQIFPQSFAAYQQVLDSVKISDNTVQVEQVKRVGLKIQKAVEKFFTEIGQPNTLDNYEWEYNVIESEQLNAWCMPGGKVAFYTGILPVCQDDAGIAVVMGHEIAHAIANHGAERMSQASVQNTVGQLGAIALGTAGTSEQNTQLILQAYGIGSQVGMLAYSRDHESEADEMGILFMALAGYDPTVAPEFWKRMQAMSSASGGQNPPEFLSTHPHPTTRIDDLNNMMPYAVEAYKTGSVKKYLDSKK